In the genome of Hymenobacter cellulosivorans, one region contains:
- a CDS encoding isoprenyl transferase, with amino-acid sequence MAARSELDTQNIPAHVAVIMDGNGRWAKKKGGLRIFGHQSAITAVRETVEGAAELGVHYLTLYAFSTENWARPKHEVMALMQLLVHTIRQETPTLLKNNIRLQSIGDIASLPESCQRELRESIELTKAGSGMTLVLALSYSGRWDLTQAAQRLATDVARGVVQPEQVTENTIAGYLATAGMPDPELLIRTSGEQRISNFLLWQLAYTELYITEVLWPDFRREHLYDAIQAYQRRERRFGKTSEQLTVS; translated from the coding sequence ATGGCCGCCCGGTCCGAACTAGACACTCAGAATATTCCCGCCCACGTTGCCGTCATCATGGATGGTAACGGCCGTTGGGCCAAAAAAAAAGGTGGCCTCCGCATTTTCGGGCACCAAAGTGCTATTACCGCCGTTCGGGAAACTGTGGAAGGGGCCGCTGAGCTGGGGGTGCACTACCTGACGCTCTACGCCTTTTCTACCGAGAACTGGGCGCGCCCCAAGCACGAGGTAATGGCCCTGATGCAGCTGTTGGTTCATACCATTCGGCAGGAAACACCTACGCTGCTCAAGAATAACATTCGGCTCCAGTCGATTGGTGACATTGCCAGTTTGCCCGAGTCCTGCCAGCGGGAACTGCGCGAGTCCATTGAGCTCACCAAAGCTGGCTCGGGTATGACCTTGGTGCTGGCCCTGAGCTACAGCGGCCGGTGGGACCTGACACAGGCCGCTCAGCGGCTGGCTACCGATGTCGCCAGGGGAGTTGTGCAACCAGAGCAGGTAACCGAAAACACTATTGCGGGCTACTTGGCTACGGCGGGCATGCCCGATCCGGAGCTATTAATCCGGACCAGTGGGGAGCAGCGCATCAGCAATTTTCTGTTGTGGCAGCTCGCCTACACCGAACTCTATATTACGGAGGTGTTGTGGCCGGATTTTCGGCGGGAGCACCTCTACGACGCCATTCAGGCCTACCAGCGCCGGGAACGGCGCTTTGGCAAAACCAGTGAGCAGCTAACCGTTTCGTAA
- a CDS encoding NAD kinase, producing the protein MKIAILGKPFDEETLPFLQALLDDLVARRTEVIIVESFHTYLDNRLRLPEGIGTFRRGDSLRDVQFVFSIGGDGTLLDTVTYVGALQIPILGINTGRLGFLATITVERIAQAIDALFKGHFVLEERSLIRVETDPEVFDGINFGLNEFSILKRDTSSMIVVHTYIDGEYLNSYWADGLIVATPTGSTGYSLSCGGPVMLPQTNNFIIAPVCPHNLNVRPLIVSDRSVISFEIEGRSNNFLLSLDSRSVAVDAGIQIAVRRENFAVRLVKLNHVNFLTTLRSKLNWGLDKRNPAGILL; encoded by the coding sequence ATGAAAATTGCGATTCTCGGCAAACCCTTCGACGAAGAAACCCTGCCGTTTCTGCAGGCTCTGCTCGACGACCTCGTGGCGCGCCGTACCGAAGTAATCATCGTCGAGTCGTTCCACACCTACCTCGACAACCGTCTGCGCCTGCCGGAAGGCATCGGCACATTCCGGCGCGGCGACTCCCTGCGCGATGTGCAGTTTGTCTTCAGCATCGGCGGCGACGGTACCCTGCTCGACACGGTTACCTACGTAGGCGCCCTGCAAATTCCAATTCTGGGCATTAACACCGGCCGGCTGGGTTTTCTGGCCACTATCACCGTGGAGCGTATCGCCCAGGCCATTGATGCCCTATTTAAAGGCCACTTCGTTTTGGAGGAGCGCAGCCTGATCCGGGTCGAAACCGATCCGGAAGTTTTCGATGGTATTAACTTCGGCCTCAATGAGTTTTCGATTTTGAAGCGTGATACCTCCTCCATGATTGTGGTCCACACGTATATCGACGGCGAGTATCTCAACTCCTATTGGGCCGACGGCCTGATTGTTGCTACGCCGACGGGCTCCACCGGCTACTCCCTGAGTTGCGGCGGACCAGTAATGTTGCCCCAAACCAACAATTTTATCATTGCTCCCGTATGTCCGCACAATCTGAACGTCCGTCCGCTTATCGTCTCCGACCGTAGTGTGATTTCCTTCGAGATTGAGGGCCGCAGCAATAACTTCCTGCTGTCCCTCGATTCGCGCTCGGTAGCCGTTGACGCCGGTATTCAGATTGCGGTTCGCCGGGAGAATTTTGCCGTTCGCTTAGTCAAGCTCAACCATGTTAACTTTCTGACTACGTTGCGTAGTAAATTGAACTGGGGTCTCGACAAGCGTAATCCGGCGGGTATCTTGCTCTAA
- the porG gene encoding type IX secretion system protein PorG, producing the protein MTHSNPFKTLLVCLVQAGSVFFAFSAAAQNTSELGIGIGGMVYKGELAPAYKFSNNRPAATIFYRKDVSAPITLRGSFLWGLVRADDANVQGVNGNVAPLPAYRQTNVKGNILEAAAAVEYNFFDYRNRKEKVHFTPYVFVGVAGFLARTRTVTNADLEQLEKDGSTLGLAIPAGIGFKLALSPRWNLGLEAGARKAFTDELDHLGTQNPLLVNTHDQDWYFYNGFSVSYTFYKINCPDSYKANPKLLR; encoded by the coding sequence ATGACGCATTCGAATCCTTTCAAAACACTCCTTGTTTGCCTTGTGCAAGCAGGGAGTGTTTTTTTTGCTTTCTCCGCCGCCGCCCAGAACACAAGTGAACTAGGTATTGGGATTGGAGGAATGGTATATAAAGGGGAATTAGCCCCAGCATATAAGTTCAGCAATAACCGGCCCGCCGCTACCATCTTCTACCGCAAGGATGTGTCAGCTCCTATTACGCTGCGCGGCAGCTTTCTCTGGGGCTTAGTGCGCGCCGATGATGCCAACGTGCAGGGGGTAAATGGAAACGTAGCACCGTTACCCGCGTACCGGCAGACCAACGTCAAAGGAAACATCCTGGAAGCTGCGGCCGCCGTCGAGTATAACTTCTTCGATTACCGTAACCGCAAGGAGAAAGTCCACTTTACGCCTTATGTATTCGTAGGCGTGGCAGGTTTTCTGGCTCGCACCCGCACTGTTACCAATGCTGATTTGGAGCAGCTTGAAAAAGACGGTAGTACGTTGGGCCTGGCTATTCCCGCCGGTATTGGCTTTAAGCTGGCTTTGTCGCCGCGCTGGAACCTAGGCCTGGAAGCCGGAGCCCGTAAAGCCTTCACCGACGAGCTGGACCATTTGGGAACCCAAAACCCATTGTTGGTCAACACGCACGACCAAGACTGGTATTTCTATAACGGATTCAGCGTTTCCTATACTTTCTATAAAATCAACTGCCCCGACTCTTATAAGGCGAATCCTAAGTTGCTGCGGTAG
- a CDS encoding DUF6089 family protein, which yields MTGDDEKAADKSDPDARFRYHRNMNFRNDILEVSAVGVFDLIANRNNYIKRPDFVPYVFAGIGVFHHNPKGLIRGGNTAGLSEGSYVNLQPLRTEGVDYSLTGLSIPFGGGVRYKVNKSFDIGLEIGWRKTFTDYLDDVSGTYVNPSTLGSAEARYFGGAITRTDDITPNTPYTNFNAPGEMRGKGNEKDWYIVTGLNVNYILAPRVKSPKFR from the coding sequence ATCACCGGCGACGACGAGAAAGCTGCCGACAAGTCGGATCCAGACGCTCGTTTCCGTTACCACCGCAACATGAACTTCCGCAACGACATCCTTGAGGTGTCGGCTGTGGGTGTATTCGACCTGATTGCCAACCGCAACAACTATATCAAGCGTCCGGACTTCGTTCCTTACGTATTTGCTGGTATCGGCGTGTTTCACCACAACCCCAAGGGCCTGATCCGCGGTGGTAACACCGCGGGCCTATCGGAAGGCTCTTATGTGAACCTGCAGCCCCTGCGTACGGAAGGTGTTGACTACAGCCTGACCGGCCTTTCGATTCCTTTTGGTGGTGGTGTTCGTTACAAAGTCAACAAAAGCTTTGATATTGGCCTCGAAATCGGCTGGCGCAAAACCTTCACCGACTACCTGGACGATGTTAGCGGTACTTATGTAAATCCGAGCACGCTCGGCAGTGCAGAAGCTCGTTACTTTGGTGGCGCCATCACCCGCACCGATGATATCACGCCTAACACGCCTTACACGAACTTCAATGCTCCCGGTGAAATGCGCGGTAAGGGCAATGAAAAGGACTGGTACATCGTTACGGGTCTCAACGTAAACTACATTCTCGCCCCGCGCGTTAAAAGCCCCAAATTCCGATAG